The Archangium primigenium genomic interval TGCAGCCGCGCTGGGGGACGTACGAGCCCTGCACGCCGTTGCGGGACTCGAGCGCCAGCGTGCAGCGCTTGAGCTCGGTGAGCGCGGTGCCCGCCGGGGGGTTCGGGTGCGCGAAGGCGATCACCTTGCCGGACGCGTCCAGCCGCTCCTCGGTGAGCACCGCCGTGGTGGTCTTGCTCGGGCTCGGCTTGCACAGGTGCGGGGCGAGGATCGTGCCCACCCGGCGCATGTCGCAGAAGTAGAGGTACTTCGCGCCGAACTTGGCCGCGGCCTTCTCGCAGGTGTTGTAGGCGGGATCGACCGTCTTGCCGTCCGCCGCCAGGTCCTGCCGGTCACACTGGTAGTACAGGGTGTTGTCGTAGTCCCAGCTCACCGGCAGGGGCACGTCGTGCTTGTCGTAGCAGCGCGCCTCCCCGACCGAGTCCACGTGCGGATCCTGGACGTACTCCTTCTTGGAGCACTCGTCCTGGGGGATGTAGCCGTCACAGCTCGCCCCGTTGCCGCCGCGGATGGCGCCGCTCGCGTTGTTGCGCAGCGACAGCGGGTCCACGCCCGTGCCGGTGCCGCCCACGCGAGTGTTGGAGTTGTTGTTGACGCTGCTGCTGACGTTGCTCCACATCAGGGCGCGGTGGTAGGCGCGCATCCGATCGTAGAAGGCATCCGACGTCATCAGGCCGCGCACGTCCTCGACCGTCACCGCGCCCTTGGCGCGCACGGCCTCGTACTCCTCCACCGTGGGGGGACGTCCGAGCAGGTCCAGGGAGAGCTGGCGCAGGTGGCGCTCCAGCGGAATCTTGGTGACCGGGGCGCAGACCGGTCCGTCCTCGGCCCATGCCGGGAGAGAGCCCAGAAGGGCAACAGCGGCCAGGGGGGCGAGGACGCTTCGTGCGAGGGGCACGGGCACCTCCAGGTAGTACGGGGGGAAACTTCAATTACGCTTTATGTCATGAATTCCCGCTAACATCCATCCGCCTTCTTACCTATTGGGAAGGCGAGGGACTTGGCGGAGGGGGTGGTTGCATCCCGGGCCCTGGCGGGACAAAAAGGCGCACCATGTCCGATGCCGCAGCCCCCCTCCCCCGGGTGAGCGATCGCTCCTTCTATGTCTTCACCGCGGTGGTCTCCACCGCCGCGCTGGCGTTCCTGGCCTGGCTGTTGCTCATCCGCCGGGGCGGCGCGGTGGCGGGGGTGGACCTGCGCTTCCTGCCGGCGGTGAACGCGAGCTTCAACGCCCTGGCGGCCGCCTGCCTCACCGCGGGCTGGGTGGCCATCCGCCGCAAGGCCCGGCGCGCGCACCAGTACTTCATGGTGTCCGCCTTCGCCGCCTCGGCGCTCTTCCTGGTGTGCTACCTCGCCTACCACTTCGTCCACGGCGACACGCGCTACGCGGGCGGAGGGGCGCTCAAGGTGGTGTACCTGCTCATCCTCGCCAGCCACGTGCTGCTGTCCACGGTGGTGGTGCCCGGCGCGCTCTTGGCCTTCTACTTCGCCTGGCGCGCGTCCTGGGAGCGTCACAAGAAGGTCACGCGGTGGCTGGCGCCCATCTGGCTCTACGTGTCCGTGACCGGCGTGGTCATCTTCTTCATGCTGCGCGGCAGCCTGCCCACCTCGCCCTGAGCCTCGCCGTCCTGGGCATCTAGGGCGGGCGCGTCTCGGACGGCGGAGCGGGCGGCTCGCCCACGCGCACCTGCCGGGGCAGGCACACGGTGAAGGTGGAGCCCCGGCCTTCCTCGCTCTCCACGGCGAGCGTGCCCCCGTGCATCGTCACCAGCCGGTAGGCACTGGCCAGCCCCACCCCGCTGCCGGAGATGGCCGGCGCCACGTTGCGGCCCCGGCGGAAGCGCTCGAAGATGTGGGGCAGGTCCTCGGCGGGAATCCCCATGCCGTGATCCTGCACCTTCAGGCACACCCAGCCGCCCGGCCCGGGGGACGCCTCGCTCAGCCACACGTCGATGGCGCCGCCCTTGGGGCTGTACTTCACGGCGTTGCCCAGCAGGTTGTCCAGCACCCGCTCCAGGCTGGCCGCGTCCCACTGCCCGAGGAAGTCCAGGCCCTCCACGTGCAGGTTCACCGGGTGCGTGGCCGCGAGCGGAATGAGCTCGCGCACCTTGTTGCGCACCATCATGAGCAGATCCACCGACTCGCGCCGCAGCGGCCGCTCCCCGCCCTTGGACACGGCCAGGAAGTGGTCGATGAGCTCGCTCATGCGCTGGGTGCCCCGGAGGATCTGCTCGAGCCGGGCCTCCACGCCCGGCGTGTGGGCGGACTCGGGCAGCTGGCGGCGCAACAACTGGGTGCTCAACAGGATGCTCTGCAGCGGCCCCTTGAGGTCATGCGTGGCGATGGCGAAGAACTCGTCGCGCACGGCGAGCGCCGCGCGGGCGGCCTGCTCGGCGCGCTCCGTCTGCTGCCGCCGCTCCTCGAGCTCGCGCGTCATGCGCATGTTCTCCACCGCGTTGGAGAGGCTGCGCCGCAGCCGCTCCGGGGAGAAGCCGTCCTTGAGCAGGTAGTCGTGGGCCCCCGCGCGCATCGCATCCACCGCCACGCGCTCGTTGCCACTGCCGGTGAAGACCACCACCGCCGGCATCTGCGGGCCGCACCGCTCCCGCAGGCCCTGCAACAGGGCCACGCCGTCGATGCCGGGCAGGTGGAAGTCCAGCACGACGGCATCGGGCATGGGCGGCTGCGCCAGACGCTCCAAGGCCTCCTCGGCGGAGCCGGCCAGCTCCACGTCCCATTTGGTTCCGGTGTCCTTCTCCAAGGCACGCCGCAACGCTCGCTGGTCCGCGAGACTGTCGTCGACCAGGAGCACACGCAAACTCATCCCCAGCGCTCCCCGTCCGGTAGTCGAGCGACCCCGAACCAGAAGCGCTCCAGGGCGAACGCCACGTCCTTGAGTTCCGCCGGCTCACTCGGCTTGAACAGGTAGCTGTTGGCGCCCGCGTCATACGCCCCGTTCACGTCCTCGGAGCGCGTGGAGTTGGAGAAGATGATGACGGGCAGCCCGCGCAGCGCGGGGTCCGCCTTGAGTGTGCCGAGGATCTCCCGGCCACCGATGCCCGGCAGGTTGAGGTCCAACAGCACCATCACCGGCCGGGGCGCGTCCGCGTAGGCCCCCCGTTGATAGAGGTAGTCGAGCGCGCTCTCTCCATCGGTGACGCGCACCACGGGCCAGGACAAGGGCAACCGACGCGCCAGGCGCTGCAGGGCCTCCGCATCCGGATCACTGTCCTCGACGAGCAATAAGGGTCGCTTGGTGTCCATCACCCCGGTCCTTTGCCCAGGGTAAAGTAGAAAGTGGAACCCTGGCCGGGCGCGGATTCCACCCACAAGTCGCCTCCGTGAAGCAGGACGAGCCGGCGCGAGATGGACAACCCCGCGCCACTGCCGCCTCCGAAGGAATGCGCCGGGTGCAGGCGCCGGAACATCTCGAAGATGACCTCGTGGAACCGCTCGGGGATGCCGATGCCGTTGTCGCGCACGTAGAAGACGTATTCATTGCCGTGCCGACGCGCCGAGGCCAGGGGCTCGTCGGGCGCGATGAAGCCCGCTTCCACCCAGCGCGGCGTGCCTGGCTGGTGGTACTTGGCGGCGTTGGTCAGCAGATTGGCCCAGACCTGTTGGATGCGGACGCGGTCGCACTCCACCCGGGGAAAACGGCGGGGCATCCGGATGGACACCTGGTTCTCCACCAACCGGGCGGACACCGTGAGGACCACCTCGTCCACCAGGTCCTGCATGTCCGTCTCACCCCAGGCCAGGGACAGGCGCCCCACCCGGCTGAACTCGAACAGGGCATCCATCTGCCCCTGCGTCCGGCCCGCCAGCCACCGCACCTCTTCCAGTTGCTTGCGGCCCTCGCTGCCCACCGCCTCCCCCACATCCTCCAGGAGGAAGCTCACGTACTGCTGGATGCCGCGCAGCGGCTCCTTGAGGTCATGCGCCACGGTGCCACCGAAGGCGTCCAGTTCCGCGTTGGAGCGGGACAGGGCCGCCGCATGCCGCAGCAACACGCCCACCAGGGCCCCCCGGAGCGCCGTGGCGCTGGCCTGGTCCTCCGCAGACCAAGGCACACTGGCGCCCCGGACCGTCTCCTGCCAGGCGTCGAAGGAGGCACGCGGATGCAGCCGGCGCACGCCCGGTCCCTCCACCACGGGCTTGCGGGGATTGCCCGCCCAGCGAATGGTGCGTGCCACCTCGGGACGGAACCAGACGATGAAGCGCGGCGCGCCCGCGTCCAGCCGCACCACGAGCAGACCGCTGGCCACATCCGCGTAGGCCCGCGCGGGCGGGTGGAGCTGCCCCAGCTTCTCGGTGTGCAGGGTCGCGTCGAAGGACTGCGCGCCGAGCCAGGCGGCCAGGGCCCCCACCTCGTCCAGCGTGGGCGTGGCGCCCAGCAACACGGGCGTCTCGCCCAACAGCAGCGCCGCGCCCGTCGCGTGGGTGAGCCCGAGCAGCAGGTCCGCATGCCGCGACAGGGACGTGGTCAGCGCGGTGTCCTCGGCGGACAGCCGCTCCACCAGTTGCGCCTGGAAGGACGCGCGGCGGGCGAGCTCCTCGGACATCGTCGCGCGCTCCTCGGAGGCGAGCTGCAGCGACACCAGGCGCGCCAGCACATCGCAGGCGCGGCGCGTGGCGGCCGGCACCTTCAGCGGCTGGCGGTGGTGGCACGCGACGAGGCCCCACAACACGCCGTCTCGCACCAGGGAGATGGACATGGACGCACGCACATCCATGTTGGCCAAGTACTCCAGGTGCACGGGCGACACGCTGCGCAGCGCCGAGTCGGACAGGTCCAACGGCCGCCCCAGGCCGGGGAGCACCGCGGGCACCAGGGGCACGGGCGCGGCGCGCGCGTCCGCGATGAGGCGCAGCGTGCTGCGCACGTACAGAGCCCGGGCCTGCGCGGGGATGTCGCTCGCGGGGAAGTGCAGCCCCATGAAGCTGTCCATGGCCGGGTCGAGGCTCTCGGCCACCACCTCGCCATGCCAGTCCGCGTCGAAGAGGTACACCATCACCCGGTCGAAGCCCGACAGCGCCCGCACGGCGTTGGCCACTTCCTGCAACAGCCCGCGCGGCCCCTGCGCCCGCGTCAGCGGCGAGAGCAGTTGGTTCACCCGCGTCAGCGCCTCCTCCTCGGAGGACGACTCGACGACGGGCTCCAGGTCCAGCACGGCGAGTCCATCACGGCGGTGCAAGAGGCCCACGAAGACGCGGCCCGCCGCCTCGATGCGCAGCGCGCCTCCCGCGGGCTGCGTCAGCGCGCGCGACACCAGGGCCAGGGACGTGGGGTGCAGCACGTCCGCCAGGGGTCGGCCCAGCAGGGCCTGGGGCGACACCCCCAGCCACTCCTGCGTGTTGGCGCTCACCACCGCGAGGCTCAAGTCCGGCTCGCTGAAGGCCAGCAGGGCCCCATGAGGCTGAATGCCTCCGAGCAGGTGGATGGGTTCGCGATCGCACTCGGTCAGTTCAGTGTCGGTGACAGGGGTCATGAGTCGTGGATCTCGCGGAACCGGGCCTCGAAGGTCTCGAAGGCATCCTGGGCTCCTTGAATCACCCGGGGCGCCTGAGCGGGCTCCGGACAAATGCGCAGCGCGGCCTCACCGAAGGACTTCCACATGGGCCCCACGGCATCGCCGTAGGCGCGGAAGAACGCGAAGCGTCCCACGGACTGGCCCTCGAAATGACGCACCAGCTGCCGCAGGATGATCTGCCCACCCAGAGTGGAGCCCTCCAGCACGTAGAGTGCACCGAGGGCCTCGGGGACGCCCGGCACCGAAGGCGGGTGGGCGAGCGCGGGCAGGCGCGCCAGCGAGGCCTCGTCGTGGCCCAAGGCCAGGAGGTCCTCACGCAAGAGCGGCAGCTTCCAGCGCTCCGCCAGGAGAAGCTCGGAGGAGAAACCATCCAGCGCTTCGGCGAGCAGGGGTTCGAGCGCGCCATGCACGGCGTGGAGGGCTTCCAGATGTCGGCGGTATCCCTCCGGGCTCAGGCCCGGGGACATCAACCGCACGACACGCTCGGCGCGCTCGTGGTGGGGGCGGGTTTCCGCCTTCAACTGCTGGAGCAGGTTACGGGATTCGGAAAGGAACACGGCGCGCGGGAGCATGGCCGCCCTCCCTCGGCGAGGAAACGACTCCCTCGTCCAACTGTCCACCTGTCGCCAGCCGGATGCGGCGGAGGCTCGCTCCGCCGCCCTGCCGGCTGGCACCGCGGACGTCAGTCCTCGAAGAAGGTGGGCACGAGGGAGAAGTTGACGCCCGTCACCGTCTGGCCCGCCTTGAGCACGATGGGCTCCACGTTGGCGACATCCCGCCAGTAGCCCACGCGGTCTCCGTCATCGATCTCGTTGTTGCCGTTGTCGTCGATGGCGGCGATCACGTAGTAGGTCCGCGCGGTCAGCGTCGCGCTGTAGGCGTACTGGCTGGCGGCGGTGACCAGCCCCACGCCCTCCTTGTCGTCGAAGGTCAGCTCCCCGTCCGTGCCCTCGTAGAGGAAGATGAGGATCGCGTCGCGGTCCGTCTGGTAGCCCACGCGGAACTTCACCGACACCGTCTGGCCCGTGCCGCTCTCCGGGGTGAAGGACAGCTGCGCCTCGTAGTCCCCATCCGACAGGCCAGAGGA includes:
- a CDS encoding DUF420 domain-containing protein, which codes for MSDAAAPLPRVSDRSFYVFTAVVSTAALAFLAWLLLIRRGGAVAGVDLRFLPAVNASFNALAAACLTAGWVAIRRKARRAHQYFMVSAFAASALFLVCYLAYHFVHGDTRYAGGGALKVVYLLILASHVLLSTVVVPGALLAFYFAWRASWERHKKVTRWLAPIWLYVSVTGVVIFFMLRGSLPTSP
- a CDS encoding hybrid sensor histidine kinase/response regulator, coding for MSLRVLLVDDSLADQRALRRALEKDTGTKWDVELAGSAEEALERLAQPPMPDAVVLDFHLPGIDGVALLQGLRERCGPQMPAVVVFTGSGNERVAVDAMRAGAHDYLLKDGFSPERLRRSLSNAVENMRMTRELEERRQQTERAEQAARAALAVRDEFFAIATHDLKGPLQSILLSTQLLRRQLPESAHTPGVEARLEQILRGTQRMSELIDHFLAVSKGGERPLRRESVDLLMMVRNKVRELIPLAATHPVNLHVEGLDFLGQWDAASLERVLDNLLGNAVKYSPKGGAIDVWLSEASPGPGGWVCLKVQDHGMGIPAEDLPHIFERFRRGRNVAPAISGSGVGLASAYRLVTMHGGTLAVESEEGRGSTFTVCLPRQVRVGEPPAPPSETRPP
- a CDS encoding response regulator is translated as MDTKRPLLLVEDSDPDAEALQRLARRLPLSWPVVRVTDGESALDYLYQRGAYADAPRPVMVLLDLNLPGIGGREILGTLKADPALRGLPVIIFSNSTRSEDVNGAYDAGANSYLFKPSEPAELKDVAFALERFWFGVARLPDGERWG
- a CDS encoding ATP-binding protein, encoding MTPVTDTELTECDREPIHLLGGIQPHGALLAFSEPDLSLAVVSANTQEWLGVSPQALLGRPLADVLHPTSLALVSRALTQPAGGALRIEAAGRVFVGLLHRRDGLAVLDLEPVVESSSEEEALTRVNQLLSPLTRAQGPRGLLQEVANAVRALSGFDRVMVYLFDADWHGEVVAESLDPAMDSFMGLHFPASDIPAQARALYVRSTLRLIADARAAPVPLVPAVLPGLGRPLDLSDSALRSVSPVHLEYLANMDVRASMSISLVRDGVLWGLVACHHRQPLKVPAATRRACDVLARLVSLQLASEERATMSEELARRASFQAQLVERLSAEDTALTTSLSRHADLLLGLTHATGAALLLGETPVLLGATPTLDEVGALAAWLGAQSFDATLHTEKLGQLHPPARAYADVASGLLVVRLDAGAPRFIVWFRPEVARTIRWAGNPRKPVVEGPGVRRLHPRASFDAWQETVRGASVPWSAEDQASATALRGALVGVLLRHAAALSRSNAELDAFGGTVAHDLKEPLRGIQQYVSFLLEDVGEAVGSEGRKQLEEVRWLAGRTQGQMDALFEFSRVGRLSLAWGETDMQDLVDEVVLTVSARLVENQVSIRMPRRFPRVECDRVRIQQVWANLLTNAAKYHQPGTPRWVEAGFIAPDEPLASARRHGNEYVFYVRDNGIGIPERFHEVIFEMFRRLHPAHSFGGGSGAGLSISRRLVLLHGGDLWVESAPGQGSTFYFTLGKGPG
- a CDS encoding biliverdin-producing heme oxygenase translates to MLPRAVFLSESRNLLQQLKAETRPHHERAERVVRLMSPGLSPEGYRRHLEALHAVHGALEPLLAEALDGFSSELLLAERWKLPLLREDLLALGHDEASLARLPALAHPPSVPGVPEALGALYVLEGSTLGGQIILRQLVRHFEGQSVGRFAFFRAYGDAVGPMWKSFGEAALRICPEPAQAPRVIQGAQDAFETFEARFREIHDS